From the genome of Pelobates fuscus isolate aPelFus1 chromosome 11, aPelFus1.pri, whole genome shotgun sequence:
aggctcactgcctaggtgttctcttcgactctgacctctccttcacgcctcatgtacAGTCTATCGCCaagtcctgccacttccatctcaaaaacattgcgtgcagccgaccctacttaacaccagatgcgactatggttctggtccattccactgtcctttctcgccttgactactgtaatccgcttctcaggtgtcttacgtgctcccaacttgcgccgttacagttcaAAATGAATGTGACAGTAAGGCTAATCTTCctttccgcccgcacctcccacacttCACCCTTCTGTTAGTCCCTACAttagcttcctgtaagatatagggctcaatttcaaattcaggttcttgctttcaaatctctacataatgctgctcccacctatctatcctccctaatacacaagtatgtcctgtctagacccttacgctctgctgaagactgaTGTCTATCTTctctccgtactcccacctctgatgctcgccttcaagacttctcgagggctgcaccgttcctgtggaactcacttccctcctccgttagatgctcacccagtctccactacttCAAAAAATCATCAAAAAGCCACTTCTtgataaaagcgtatcaattaaactgttaatagctcccgacttattcctctcttgcaactgtcattagtctaatactattcttaccttttgtgggactttaccccactccctctagcatgaaagctcattgagcagggccctcaacccctctgctcCTGTATGTCCAGCTTGTctgattacaactacatgtttgttcgtcaaCCCACTGTAAagagctgtggaatttgttggcgctatataaataataacataataataacaataataataatgttagaaAACATTTTAAACTATATTGTTCAGGTGTGATTAGTTTGTACTGATAACTTTCAACTTTTTTCAGATCATGATACTTCCATATATCTCCCTCAATGAGATCATAAGATGAGGACACATACCATTTTGCATTGTGGTAATCTCGGAGGCTATACTTTTGTAGCATTTAGGAATTATCCTGAGAATAGTACATCTATATCTATACTGTGTTGCTTTAGTTTCACTATTTTTATGTTTAGAACACTGACATGCTGTTACATATGGTATATGAGTGCATGTATGAGTTGTTTAATTCTTTTTTCTCAGTGTGGATATCGAAAAGTCCCCAGATGTCCCTTTTGTCTCCATCAACAATGAAGGCCGAATCCAGAATAACAAACCCATTCAAATAGTGACTTCCTGCAACCTTAATATCTACTATTTCCCGTTCGATTTGCAAAACTGTACGCTCACCTTCACCAGCTGGATTCATCCAAGTATGTTTTTTACCATTCTATTCTGATGACCATTCCACTGAGGAAACCTAACCTGAGGGACCTCCAATGAGTAGAAGGAAATATTAGTGTGAAAACATTGATTTTACATTTATAATTAATTCACACATATATAATGGAGGCAGGATTTTTTTTAGAACAAAGTCTCTATAGATCCATATAAGGTAAATTGGgactttaaaaacaataaataatacaattattgaATGCTAAACAATGTAATgtcttttaatgttatttttttggtttttgtgtgAAATGCATTCACAATTAGAAACCAGCCTAGACGTGGCTATATGCAAGAAATGTTCTAACCACACAGGGTTTAAAttgttaatataaaatatagatatatttgtCATATCCAGtagatgcaataaaaataaatagatttgcaAAGACCCTGAAGGCAGTAGTCAGAGCACACCTTACTATTATACAACACAATGTAAAAATCTTTATCAAGCTCTGGAATGATAAGGTAATACTAACAGTATCTGTGACTGAATTGTATGATCCATTGAAACTTCCTGCACTGTTTGAAAGCAGGGTTGTGCCTGCATTTTCAGCAAACTTGCAggcattaaataatttaatagtgacttctggcagagaaatgtgttcctctacaggctggtaaCCATACCTAGAATATAAATGAAGCTGAGTGAGGTTTTTTTGGACTAATTATCTTACTgtgaaatacattaaaataaaaccacTTATACTTGATTTTGGTAGTGAAATGGTTAATATTGATCTGTGGTTTATGGTATTTACTAACGTCCAAATACTAACCAAATTAATGGATCCCTATTTTCAAATGGATTTCACTGCTGCGGTGAGATTCATTTCAAAATAATTCAACTACATTTAAAACCGCTGAAAAGTGACAGAGTTTCCCTtctggataaaataaaaataaaaaataaaaataaaacaaataaaaaattaggTTTGGGGAAAATTTAGGTTTGTGGTATCCTTCCAGGCCTAATGGGTATAGTGGGTAGCATTAGAGTAACTAAGGATTAGGGAGGAATAAAATCTAATGTGCAAATTCCCTGGTCTGTATTACGGGAACTAATCAACGCAATTCAGTTGCAATTTGACTGTTTGTGAATAGCCGAATAACCCATATTACATGGAGATTCAGATGGTTTTATCAGAAGTGCAGATTAATGGAAgtgtaaattcattttaaataacTGAATCTGACTTTTGTGAATAGCtgatacctgtataaaagacacctaggagccagaaatcttgctgattgatcaaatacttatttcattcattgacaagcaaattaatttataactgttttaacatgcgtttttcttttcttttctttttttgttattctgtctctcactgttaaaatatacccaccattaaaattatagactgatcatttctgtcagtgggcaaacgttcaaaatcagcaggggatcaaatactttttcccctcactgtatggaAATATGTAATGTTTAAGGGAATCTTAATGGCAATATAATTACATagagacttaaaaaaataaaactttgcaTACGTTAACAATGAGTTTTCATGTCTACATAGAGCAATATAGATTTCTCTATGAAAACctctaataattatttattttctagaGAAGTCAATTTACTATGTATCACACAGATCTCGCCATAGCTCAACTAAAGAGTTACTAATTCACCACTCTCTGCTCTCTAGTTGAAGATATTAATATATCCGTCTGGAAAACACTAGATGAAATAAAAGAAGACAAAAATCTTTTCAAAAACGAGGGAGAGTGGGAACTTCTCAATTTGATGCCTCGATACAATATGTTCAATGATGAAGGAGAAATCTTTGGAGAGGCAAAGTTTGATGTGAGTTAAGAGTGAGGTTAATTTTAGCAAATATTAATAAAATCCATATTTATATACCCAATAGGTGGATGAagtaatattagaaaaaaatattataatgaaACAATTACAGCAATTGTTTAAATTCTGCATCCATATATATCCTATTACAgataatttttaaaagaagatctGTCTTCTATGTTGTGAATCTGATTTTGCCGAGTACATTCCTCATGGTAATGGATATTGTTGGCTATTACTTACCTCCGGAGTGTGGAGAAAGAATCTCTTTCAAGATTACCCTACTTTTGGGTTATTCTGTATTTCTCATAATTGTGTCAGATACACTACCTCCAACTTCCATCGGAACTCCTTTAATAGGTAAcactaacattttattttacctttataATGCTAACTAAGATATGATAATGTAAAGATATTTGTCTTCAATCACaccgtttttgttttgtttattcttgCATGTAATTGTGGACCAAAAAGTATTCTATGGGTTGAATTTTCCCTTTTAGAAAGATGGGGTGGGggaggcaggggggaggggggaaccttTCATTCATAAAATGCTTATATATTTTCTAGTAGACTTGGGTACAAATTCATGTCAGCTGTGATGAACAAATGAAATACCTTTTAATTTGTGCCACAATAAATCAATCAATCTAGGATTTGCCTTTGGAATTCAATTCATCGAATTTGTTCGATCCATTCGTTCAGGCGTAAATTAAAAAACATTAGATTCGTTCATCCTAGCTGGAACACATTTATGCACAACTCAATCTTctattttaggattttttttaacaactttgaaaaaaaaaaataatcgtaTAAGCCAAtctcaacaaaaaagaaaagcatgacttcaaaatgtaatttaaacaaTAGTAAAGTTTAATAAAATAAGCATAAAATATAGTATTGTTTGGGAAAGCAATTCATTGCACACCTACTGCACTGTACTTGGCTAAAGGACTCAATTATGTAATTAATTTCCTGCCTGAATTTCTCATATCCCGGTTTTGCCACCTCGCTGAAAATCGTTCTCAAGTGAGAGTTTCAATAATGGACTTGAATCATTCAAAATACTGATAAATATGGAAACAAACAATAACATACAACATGTACCTTTACCATCTTACTATTTTCTGTCTTATTTCACTAGCTCTCTATTTTATAATATGCATGGTTCTGCTTGTGATCAGTTTATCAGAGAGTATCCTCGTAGTCCGAATAGTTCAAAAAAAGAACTTCAAGACTCCAGTTCCTAATTGGATGAAGAAACTGGTCTTAGAGAAGATTACGTTTTTGCTGTGTACCAAAgatttaaacaaattaaatgaaTCACGCACCCTCAGCTCTGAAGTTTCTTGGCAAAATGAAAATAGTTATGCTGGTAAGTGTGATCCCATAAATATTCAGCTGCTGTTAAACACGTAACAGGTGCCCCTGATCGCTAATCCGTTATCAGTCTATCCATCAATATCCACAGGCTATAATAGTTACAGAGTGTTCCGTGGTTACAAATACAAACAACATTCAGGCTTTAATCCACATAACACCATACACAATCTATCAGTTTtgcaaaattatataaaatcatTTAATCTGAACTAATCTAAGTAATCTGTCTAATTATAATGGATATTATCTTAAACAGAGCACtttaaaatttaaacaaaaataactgtTAATTATACAAACAGGGGGAGAATCATTAAACACACTGAAAAGAATCCAGTTTATTAGCCTGCAATCTAGAGATATTATCGTGATAGgcacatttttttatgtatagtaTTTTATGTCACTAATTTAAGTTGCTATCATAGTATACCTTTAAAGGATGATAGTAACCTGCCTGCTACCAAGGTACACCAGAAGATTTAATAGATCCCCTTTTGAGTTTACTTACTAAACAgtcaactttagtgaataagtggaGAGTCTAAGCACCACAATCACACAATGAAATAATATCGGGGCACGGATGCTGCACCTTCTGTTTTGTTGTTGTCCGTAGTGGTGTTCCCCACTAATGGCTGCAAGATAGATAGCCACTAGGGACTTCAGActaaaaatacaataatttaatCTACTTAAGGTCGACATCAACATGCCAAGTATGCCTTTATTTACCAAACGGTTTTCCAATCAGTTTCATAGACTTCTTGTAGGTAGACATGATCTAGCGCGTTGTAGTTCACAATTTTTTAATGGGCTTTATTAATTAAGATTAATTGTTGTACGGCATTCTCAGTGTCAAATGATTAACATTTCATCAGCTTCTATGGCAacgatttatttgtattattttattcacaACCCTTTAAAAAATAACCCACATCGTGTCTCCTTTTATATGGACATTTCACCAATGTGTGTCATAACCAGTTGTCCATCACATGGTGAAGTTCATCACTAACTTTGGAAGGTTATCACGTTTCCTGAGACAATTTCTTGGATAGTAAAATTCCTGAGAATGAAGCCCTTGCTATGTTTTCCAGCTGGCCTGAATTCTTCTATGCAAGTGCACAGTCAAGGAACATAAATAAACTCACAACAAAACACTGAACTATCACATAATTTCTTCCATGTACAAGTCTTGGCTCTTTTAGGATAGAGATTTAAACAAGGAAGTACACAATGCAGATGGCACTCCATATAGACAAAAAGATAATACTCGTTATTTAAAAAGGAGAATCATTGCTAAATT
Proteins encoded in this window:
- the LOC134577741 gene encoding 5-hydroxytryptamine receptor 3A-like, whose protein sequence is MAQSNAWIYKVVWILLIFNSCTVIEVQSLSHPLPAHVNLSISLMENYNKGLRPVKNLNKCTTVYIDIVLYAILSVDEKNQMLTTYIWYNQSWVDEFLTWDPKDYENVTQMTFPTNSVWIPDIFILEFVDIEKSPDVPFVSINNEGRIQNNKPIQIVTSCNLNIYYFPFDLQNCTLTFTSWIHPIEDINISVWKTLDEIKEDKNLFKNEGEWELLNLMPRYNMFNDEGEIFGEAKFDIIFKRRSVFYVVNLILPSTFLMVMDIVGYYLPPECGERISFKITLLLGYSVFLIIVSDTLPPTSIGTPLIALYFIICMVLLVISLSESILVVRIVQKKNFKTPVPNWMKKLVLEKITFLLCTKDLNKLNESRTLSSEVSWQNENSYAEELSKYNHVKIEDDRGPDEDILAIGGKPSIMTQILKEIASIRSYLEMSDDNDITRQWLQIVYVLDRLLFRLYLLLVLTYIVSLSVLWSNWDEPSNLLGSPD